The sequence CTGACGCAGCTCGTACGGCCCAACCCCACGCGGCAGGACGTGGCGACGCTGCTGGAGAAGCTGCCCCACGCCCTCACCGAGCAGTTCTGGCCGGGCGAGGCGTCCCTGGGCGGCAAGCCCCTGCGCTTCGAGGTGGACTGGGTGGGCCTGGACGACGAGCCGGGCCGCCGCGCGCTGGAGTCCGCCGTGAATGTCACCAGCCATGCCTTGCGCGCCCTGGCCCAGGAGCAGGGCCGCGAGGTGCTCCGCCGCATCACCACCGTGCGCTTCCTCAAGGGCCGCGACACCCGCGCCGCCGTGGAGGGCGAGACGGGCACGGTGACAGTGGGCCCGGGTGAGCCCACCGTGTCCGCCTTCCGCAAGGCCTTCGCCGCCGGCATCAGATGACGGGCAGCGACGCCGGCTCGTGCCCCAGCGGGAAGGCCGCGTCGAGGTGGGCCAGCTCGTCGGCGGTCAGCGTCAGCGACGCGGCGGCGGCGTTGTCGCGTGCGTGGGCTTCCCGGCTCGCCTTCGGAATGGCGAACAGCGACGGCCCGCGCACCAGGAACCGGAGCGCCACCTGGTACGGCGTGACGCCGTGCGCGCGGGCGATGGCGCCCAGCACCTTCCCACCCCGGCTGTCGGGCCGGGGAAAACGGCCGTTGCCGAAGGGGCTGTAGCCCACCACCGCCACCCCGTGGGCTTCGCACCAGGGCAGGACGGCGTGCTCGATGGCGCGCTCCTCCAGGTGGTAGAGCACCTGGTTGCAGGCGATGCGCCCGGGCCCCGCGAGCGCGAGCGCCTCCTCCAGGTCCTCCACCCCGAAGTTGCTCACGCCCCAGGCGCGAATCTTTCCATCCGCCACCAGCTTCTCGAAGGCGCGCACCGTCTCCTCCAGCGGGTGCGAACCCGGCCAGTGCAGCAGGTAGCAGTCGAGGTGGTCCGTGCGCAGCCGCTTCAGGCTCCGCTCACAGGCGGCGAGCGTGCCCGCGTAGGAAGCGTTGGACGGCATCACCTTCGACACCAGGAAGACGTCTCCGCGCCGGCCCGCGATGGCCTCGGAGACGATGGACGCCTCCACCTTGCCGTGGCCGTACAGTTCAGCGGTGTCCACGTGCGTCATTCCCAGGTCCAACCCGGCGCGAAGGGCGCGGATGGCGCCTGCCCGGTCGTCCTCCTCCATCTGCCAGGTCCCCTGGCCCAGGACGGGCACGGACACCCGTGTGCTTCCGAATGGACGCTGCTCCATGGCACTCCCCCTGACTCGACGTGTGGCTTGCTTCGAGAGGATTAATACCGCTTCAACGCACACGCAGGCGTCCGGTGCGCAGGTTGGAAGCTCGCGTTAGTCTCCGCCGGTGTCTTCCCCCGCGAACGATTCGAAAAGCAGTGCCTCCCCTGGCGTCACCGTCCGGCGCCTGCTGAAGCTGGCGCGCCCGGAACTGC is a genomic window of Myxococcus virescens containing:
- a CDS encoding aldo/keto reductase; translated protein: MEQRPFGSTRVSVPVLGQGTWQMEEDDRAGAIRALRAGLDLGMTHVDTAELYGHGKVEASIVSEAIAGRRGDVFLVSKVMPSNASYAGTLAACERSLKRLRTDHLDCYLLHWPGSHPLEETVRAFEKLVADGKIRAWGVSNFGVEDLEEALALAGPGRIACNQVLYHLEERAIEHAVLPWCEAHGVAVVGYSPFGNGRFPRPDSRGGKVLGAIARAHGVTPYQVALRFLVRGPSLFAIPKASREAHARDNAAAASLTLTADELAHLDAAFPLGHEPASLPVI